One Rhizobiales bacterium GAS188 DNA window includes the following coding sequences:
- a CDS encoding arylsulfatase, with the protein MLRLKHLGAVALAAAWLGLASAPPTFAQQPAPPAKPNILVIMADDIGYWNVSAYNRGMMGYRTPNIDRIANEGAIFTDYYGQQSCTAGRSAFITGQSPMRTGLLKVGLPGAKEGLSDKDPTLAELLKPLGYATGQYGKNHLGDRNEFLPTVHGFDEFFGNLYHLNAEDEPEHPDYPKNPAFKARFGPRGVLKCVATATDTPGDDPRFGPWGKQKCEDTGPLTKKRMETIDEDFLKASIDFIDRANRDKQPFFVWFNPSRMHIWTRLKPESQGKTGLGIYPDGMVEHDGHVGQLLKTLDDLGIADNTIVIYTTDNGAETFTWPDGGTTPFRGEKNTNWEGSYRVPALVRWPGLVQPRTEINDIFSAEDWVQTLMAAAGEPDIAAKLLQGYRAGTKSFKVHLDGYDQRDLLAGKGTGKRREFFYWTDDGNFAGLRYDQYKAVFMEQAAHGLEVWMKPLVPLRAPKLFNLRSDPFERSEQEAGDYVRWFIEHIFVLVPAQAIVAQHLATFQEFPPRQRPGSFSIDQAMEMLMKQESGD; encoded by the coding sequence ATGCTGAGACTGAAGCATCTTGGCGCCGTTGCGCTGGCGGCAGCTTGGCTTGGGCTCGCTTCCGCTCCACCAACTTTTGCACAGCAGCCCGCACCGCCGGCGAAACCCAACATCCTCGTCATCATGGCCGATGACATCGGCTACTGGAACGTGAGCGCCTATAACCGCGGCATGATGGGCTATCGCACGCCCAATATCGACCGCATCGCCAATGAAGGTGCGATCTTCACCGACTATTACGGCCAGCAATCCTGCACTGCCGGTCGCTCCGCGTTCATCACCGGCCAGAGCCCCATGCGCACCGGCCTTTTGAAGGTGGGCCTGCCGGGCGCGAAGGAGGGGCTGTCGGACAAGGACCCGACACTCGCCGAGCTGCTCAAGCCACTCGGCTACGCGACCGGGCAATACGGCAAGAACCATCTCGGCGACCGTAACGAGTTCCTGCCGACCGTCCACGGCTTCGATGAGTTCTTCGGCAACCTCTACCACCTCAATGCCGAAGATGAGCCGGAGCACCCCGACTATCCGAAGAACCCTGCGTTCAAGGCGCGATTTGGTCCGCGCGGCGTCTTGAAATGTGTCGCTACCGCGACCGACACGCCCGGCGACGATCCCCGCTTCGGTCCATGGGGCAAGCAGAAATGCGAGGACACGGGCCCGCTCACCAAGAAGCGCATGGAGACGATCGACGAGGACTTCCTCAAGGCGTCGATCGATTTCATCGACCGTGCGAACCGGGACAAACAGCCGTTCTTCGTGTGGTTCAATCCGAGCCGCATGCACATCTGGACCCGCCTCAAACCCGAGTCGCAGGGAAAGACGGGGCTCGGGATCTATCCGGACGGCATGGTGGAGCATGATGGGCATGTCGGCCAGCTTCTGAAGACGCTCGATGATCTCGGCATCGCCGACAATACGATCGTGATCTACACGACCGACAACGGCGCCGAGACCTTCACCTGGCCCGACGGCGGCACCACGCCGTTCCGCGGCGAGAAGAACACCAATTGGGAGGGCAGCTATCGCGTTCCGGCCTTGGTGCGCTGGCCCGGTCTGGTGCAGCCTCGCACCGAGATCAATGACATCTTCTCCGCGGAGGACTGGGTGCAGACCCTGATGGCGGCGGCGGGCGAACCCGATATCGCAGCCAAGCTCCTGCAAGGCTACCGTGCAGGCACCAAGAGCTTCAAGGTGCATCTCGACGGCTACGACCAGCGCGACCTGCTTGCCGGCAAGGGCACCGGCAAGCGCCGCGAGTTCTTCTACTGGACCGATGACGGCAATTTCGCCGGGCTGCGTTACGACCAATACAAGGCGGTGTTCATGGAACAGGCGGCGCACGGCTTGGAGGTCTGGATGAAGCCGTTGGTGCCGCTGCGCGCGCCGAAGTTGTTCAACCTGCGTTCTGACCCGTTCGAGCGCTCGGAGCAGGAGGCAGGCGATTACGTCAGATGGTTCATCGAGCATATCTTCGTCTTGGTCCCCGCTCAGGCGATCGTGGCGCAGCACTTGGCGACCTTCCAAGAATTCCCGCCGCGGCAGAGGCCGGGGAGCTTCTCCATCGATCAAGCCATGGAGATGTTGATGAAACAGGAGAGCGGTGATTAG